From Mytilus edulis chromosome 9, xbMytEdul2.2, whole genome shotgun sequence, the proteins below share one genomic window:
- the LOC139488315 gene encoding uncharacterized protein, which yields MNNRKKSKLSAKEILIRNRERKRLQKNETSRKSYGKLYKNKESETKTYSQTINARKKREQREKSKKINERKLKNKMNVRKHRGKKNVELSSMSLVVPEGSNVFKNRMEKARALRKFKEGLPKSPSKRCAVISTYLARRSPRSPTIANLKHSVSPVEMAVVADIQEIIKSTKLKRSKNARSVMNSVTASISGENLANSRGKIKLCKNLGLPARRVAGGQRIRSRILKSESSAWALTQQKTRKDSISEETKKTVYNFWLSDGISHPTGNKSDIKRERLGPNLYTSHMTHVLEKTQTDAYLDFVAKYPEIKIGQRAFEKLRPFFVRPASEKDRNTCCCRYHVEANLVFKACMKFRKSCDRETDSQESDYPVFEKMSDLIHITLCPKVNGFYRKNCLDRKCSLCGVGNFKLSPNESQSSSTVEWQKYEYITEKSKGKNVRRRLTLIKKKTSVNEMFLNLKKLLETFPAHQHRSNWQSNQLKSLVQNLPVNHCICIHDYSENYRCVEKEEIQSNYFQRTECSIHVTVMHRHAILEYDGIDSTEEFPEIITEHFFVISPDLQHDNDFTKYVQKKVKEYLDSISYTVDHMHEFTDGCSSQYKSRHCLGSLSTAIPDLGYKTFHRNFFETSHAKGPQDAAGGFIKRQADISVLRGNTVIQNAKDLFTFCESSLKKPRSALFKRRVFRYVDSIDRHNSKIFKPIQQNRQIHHVFTSTCNEIIVSDLSCYTCDQCILGNYLNCLNVENTGVKKTIKPREITQTSNEEEVAQDTDILSEDISDLVSINSVVAVKTDDDNFDYYLMKISKGSHVLNSAESDSWGATYPPGFEVFRGHYYDKISDNDPLKYKLLKTKTALVPTKSLLYILADVDASYRITISEDTHLDILSVLDNLD from the coding sequence atgaataacagaaaaaaaagtaaactttcgGCTAAGGAAATACTTATTAGGAACAGAGAACGAAAAAGGCTTCAGAAAAATGAAACGAGTAGAAAATCTTATGGAAAGTTGTACAAGAATAAAGAGAGCGAGACAAAAACATATAGTCAAACGATTAATGCAAGAAAAAAGAGAGAACAAAGGGAGAAAtctaagaaaataaatgaaagaaaactgaaaaataaaatgaatgtccGTAAACACAgaggtaaaaaaaatgtagaacttTCATCAATGTCACTTGTTGTACCAGAAGgttcaaatgttttcaaaaacagaaTGGAAAAGGCCAGAGCCCtaagaaaatttaaagaaggTTTACCAAAATCTCCATCTAAACGATGCGCAGTTATATCGACTTATTTGGCCCGCAGATCCCCTCGATCGCCAACAATAGCTAATCTGAAACATTCAGTTTCGCCAGTTGAAATGGCCGTCGTTGCAGATAttcaagaaataataaaatctacaaaattaAAGCGATCTAAGAATGCACGTTCGGTAATGAATTCTGTTACTGCATCAATCAGCGGGGAAAATTTAGCAAACTCGAGAGGTAAAATTAAACTGTGTAAAAATTTAGGTTTGCCAGCAAGAAGGGTTGCTGGAGGCCAGCGTATTAGGTCTAGAATTCTTAAAAGTGAATCGTCTGCATGGGCTCTTACGCAACAGAAAACAAGAAAAGATTCCATTtcagaagaaacaaagaaaacagtttataaCTTTTGGCTCTCTGATGGCATATCACACCCGACCGGCAACAAATCCGATATCAAAAGAGAACGATTGGGACCAAACTTATATACTTCGCATATGACACACGTGCTGGAAAAAACACAAACTGATGCGTATTTAGATTTTGTCGCCAAATATCCGGAAATTAAAATTGGACAAAGAGCATTTGAGAAACTTCGACCGTTTTTCGTAAGACCTGCATCTGAAAAAGATAGAAATACATGCTGTTGTAGATATCACGTGGAAGCAAACCTTGTTTTCAAAGCATGTATGAAGTTCAGAAAATCGTGTGACAGGGAAACCGATTCGCAAGAAAGTGACTATCCCGTATTTGAGAAAATGTCAGACCTTATACATATTACGCTATGTCCAAAAGTAAATggattttatagaaaaaattgtCTTGACCGAAAATGTAGCCTTTGCGGCGTTGGTAATTTCAAACTTTCACCCAACGAATCACAGTCGTCTTCAACTGTTGAatggcaaaaatatgaatatataactgAAAAATCGAAGGGTAAAAATGTAAGGCGCCGACTGACCctgataaaaaagaaaactagCGTAAACGAAAtgtttctcaatttaaaaaagcTTCTCGAAACTTTCCCCGCTCACCAGCACCGATCAAACTGGCAAAGCAATCAACTTAAAAGTCTTGTTCAGAACTTGCCAGTCAATCATTGCATATGCATCCACGATTATTCGGAAAATTATCGCTGTGTCGAGAAAGAAGAAATCCAATCCAATTACTTCCAAAGAACTGAATGCAGCATTCATGTAACCGTCATGCACCGACACGCCATTTTAGAATACGATGGTATAGACAGTACAGAAGAATTTCCGGAAATAATTACGGAACATTTTTTCGTAATTTCCCCGGACCTGCAACATGATaatgattttacaaaatatgtccAAAAGAAAGTTAAGGAATATTTAGATTCAATATCATACACAGTTGATCATATGCATGAATTCACAGACGGTTGTTCTAGCCAATATAAATCGCGGCACTGTTTAGGAAGTTTATCTACTGCCATCCCTGATTTGGGATATAAAACATTCCATAGAAATTTCTTTGAAACAAGCCATGCAAAAGGGCCTCAAGATGCCGCGGGGGGATTTATAAAAAGACAGGCGGACATATCTGTTCTACGTGGCAATACAGTGATTCAGAATGCGAAGGATTTATTTACGTTCTGCGAAAGTAGCCTTAAAAAGCCAAGAAGTGCATTATTTAAAAGAAGGGTATTTCGATATGTGGACTCAATTGATAGACACAATTCCAAAATATTTAAGCCGATCCAGCAAAATAGACAAATACATCATGTTTTTACTAGTACATGTAATGAAATCATTGTTTCCGATCTCTCTTGTTACACGTGCGATCAATGCATTTTGGGGAATTATCTTAACtgtttaaatgtagaaaataccGGGGTAAAGAAAACTATTAAGCCACGCGAAATAACACAAACTTCTAACGAAGAAGAAGTAGCACAAGACACTGACATTCTTTCAGAAGACATATCAGATTTGGTATCCATAAACTCTGTTGTGGCTGTCAAAACCGACGATGATAACTTTGActattatttaatgaaaatttccAAAGGTTCACACGTATTGAATTCAGCAGAGAGTGACAGCTGGGGTGCTACATATCCCCCTGGATTCGAGGTTTTCCGGGGTCATTATTATGACAAAATCAGTGACAATGATccgttaaaatataaacttttaaagaCAAAGACTGCTTTGGTACCGACGAAATCTCTGCTATACATACTTGCTGATGTAGATGCCTCTTATCGTATAACTATTTCAGAGGACACCCATCTAGACATTCTTTCTGTATTGGACAATTTGGATTga
- the LOC139488316 gene encoding cyclin-F-like isoform X2: protein MKVLNALSKFQKSPNTFIPVHMHLRPRTRSQMTIWNLPEELLLYIIKGLHIRDVLNLRAVHPYFKDLIENSSVIWNSTSFQDEWPSLKNIPHFEKAGDLGNLEALIKMAIAYLYNEGLPTDLEGKKTINNGEKAADIFCRIEGLSPNTDPFTWLFIRPPWSVNGACCKECVFKYMKDFIKTTKDKNIHVCVARTLMLLESEDKTEIFQYLKDGAELGSGVAAFMFWQQKYDKMVMDKGTELTSIRELRDLTSLGYLEAKLTLCKFYAHGKYGGLSQHQAAIFVKDLVQTTSPTNTQDCFQTSQELTQSMRYILVDWLVEVAGMKDFSSHTLHVAVSMVDRFLKVHKTSRSKLQLLGVAAMLLCSRYLGKDIITIREAAWLTDSTYKYEDIVRMMGEIAATLKGNIRTITSIDLVEIFCILCDLDKKSCYLAEYICELCLLQAEMGQYSPAEIAASCVLLARVLMKHENAWPSKMSLFTGYKIEDISRCAFHLHEKCFLEGSVVDHRDVKLQSVKLRYAEEKFYKVSEIQIMSYEELCIMLGVTEHILQGCDVRVKFKNDDELILSPSRKKRKYDKPYSRMRERRTFNSLTMEGVRPHDSVLSGYDGDKEDADESFIEEEEFSDCSKLDEGFDASSCSEEESVIQPTSASKNVKTMTLNISFMNTSPLASGFSLVTPGYSCDKDLTSGLASSPMSSTLEDCPSTSSVIPKSSSLCKLEHLPSLCADSTSDSDFEFSPSKYSDKRKSATSHMTLRGSRKRRQGGSCCALVLHHNLRQHNQ, encoded by the exons ATGAAAG ttctAAATGCACTCAGCAAATTTCAAAAGTCTCCAAACACATTTATCCCAGTCCACATGCATCTTCGTCCAAGAACACGGAGTCAGATGACAATATGGAATTTACCTGAAGAACTTTTGCTGTATATTATTAAAGGATTACACATCAGAGATGTTCTTAATTTGAGAGCT GTTCACCCATACTTTAAAGATTTAATAGAAAACAGTTCTGTGATCTGGAATTCCACAAGTTTTCAAGATGAATGGCCGTCACTGAAAAACATTCCACATTTTGAGAA AGCTGGAGATTTGGGAAATCTTGAAGCATTGATCAAAATGGCCATTGCCTACCTCTATAATGAAGGAT TACCTACCGATTTGGAAGGAAAGAAGACCATCAACAATGGAGAGAAGGCAGCAGATATATTTTGTAGAATTGAAGGACTAAGTCCAAACACAGATCCTTTTACATGGCTGTTTATACGACCGCCATGGTCTGTTAATGGTGCTTGCTGCAAAGAATGTGTCTTCAAATACATGAAAGATTTTATTAAAACG acaaaagacaaaaatatccATGTATGTGTAGCTAGGACATTAATGTTACTGGAATCAGAAGATAAAACAGAGATATTCCAGTATCTGAAGGATGGCGCTGAACTTGGATCAGGCGTGGCAGCATTTATGTTCTGGCAACAGAAATATGATAAAATG GTAATGGACAAAGGAACAGAATTAACAAGTATACGAGAACTGAGGGATTTGACTTCTTTAGGCTATCTTGAAGCTAAACTGACTCTCTGTAAATTCTACGCACATGGGAAATATGGAGGTTTATCTCAACACCAGGCAGCTATCTTTGTAAAAGATTTGGTACAGACAACATCACCAACAAACACACAAGACTGCTTTCAAACCTCACAGGAATTAACACAATCTATGAG ATACATTCTTGTTGACTGGTTAGTAGAAGTAGCAGGGATGAAAGATTTCTCTAGTCATACACTCCATGTAGCCGTTAGTATGGTGGATAGATTTTTAAAAGTTCACAAAACATCTCGATCCAAACTGCAATTATTAGGTGTTGCTgctatgcttctttgttcaag atatttAGGCAAAGACATTATCACAATTAGAGAGGCAGCATGGCTGACAGACAGTACATACAAATATGAAGATATTGTCAGAATGATGGGCGAGATAGCTGCTACCTTGAAGGGCAACATTAGGACAATCACTAGCATTGATTTAGTTGAGATATTCTGTATACTCTGTGATCTGGATAAGAAGTCATGTTACTTAGCTGAATACATCTGTGAACTTTGCCTTCTTCAGGCTGAGATGGGACAATATAGCCCTGCAGAGATTGCTGCAAGTTGTGTGTTGTTAGCTCGTGTCTTAATGAAGCATG aaaatgctTGGCCATCaaagatgagtttatttacaggaTATAAGATAGAAGATATAAGTAGATGTGCATTCCATCTTCATGAAAAGTG CTTTTTGGAAGGATCAGTTGTGGATCATAGAGATGTCAAACTACAGTCTGTTAAACTTAGATATGCTGAAGAAAAGTTCTACAAAGTCAGTGAAATACAG ATAATGAGTTATGAAGAATTGTGCATAATGTTAGGTGTGACAGAACACATACTTCAGGGATGTGATGTGCgtgtcaagttcaagaatgacgatgaGCTCATCTTATCTCCCTCCAGGAAGAAAAGGAAATATGACAA ACCATATTCCCGTATGAGAGAAAGAAGAACTTTTAATAGTTTGACAATGGAAGGAGTTCGACCACATGATTCTGTTTTGTCTGGTTATGATGGTGACAAAGAAGATGcagatgagtcttttatagaggAAGAAG aattcagTGATTGCAGCAAGCTTGATGAAGGATTTGATGCTTCCTCATGCTCAGAGGAAGAGTCTGTTATCCAACCAACATCTGccagtaaaaatgtcaaaacaatgACCTTGAATATCTCATTTATGAACACATCACCTCTTGCATCAGGATTTTCATTAGTTACTCCTGGTTACTCCTGTGATAAAGATTTGACCTCAGGATTGGCGTCTTCGCCAATGTCCTCGACCCTAGAAGATTGTCCGTCCACGTCATCCGTCATACCAAAATCATCATCTTTGTGTAAACTTGAACATCTACCTTCATTATGTGCTGACTCTACAAGTGATTCAGACTTTGAATTCTCTCCATCAAAATACTCTGACAAACGTAAAAGTGCTACAAGTCACATGACTTTAAGAGGTAGTCGAAAAAGACGACAGGGAGGGAGTTGTTGTGCTCTAGTGCTACACCACAATCTACGCCAACACAATCAGTGA
- the LOC139488316 gene encoding cyclin-F-like isoform X1, which produces MKTMFVKILLNALSKFQKSPNTFIPVHMHLRPRTRSQMTIWNLPEELLLYIIKGLHIRDVLNLRAVHPYFKDLIENSSVIWNSTSFQDEWPSLKNIPHFEKAGDLGNLEALIKMAIAYLYNEGLPTDLEGKKTINNGEKAADIFCRIEGLSPNTDPFTWLFIRPPWSVNGACCKECVFKYMKDFIKTTKDKNIHVCVARTLMLLESEDKTEIFQYLKDGAELGSGVAAFMFWQQKYDKMVMDKGTELTSIRELRDLTSLGYLEAKLTLCKFYAHGKYGGLSQHQAAIFVKDLVQTTSPTNTQDCFQTSQELTQSMRYILVDWLVEVAGMKDFSSHTLHVAVSMVDRFLKVHKTSRSKLQLLGVAAMLLCSRYLGKDIITIREAAWLTDSTYKYEDIVRMMGEIAATLKGNIRTITSIDLVEIFCILCDLDKKSCYLAEYICELCLLQAEMGQYSPAEIAASCVLLARVLMKHENAWPSKMSLFTGYKIEDISRCAFHLHEKCFLEGSVVDHRDVKLQSVKLRYAEEKFYKVSEIQIMSYEELCIMLGVTEHILQGCDVRVKFKNDDELILSPSRKKRKYDKPYSRMRERRTFNSLTMEGVRPHDSVLSGYDGDKEDADESFIEEEEFSDCSKLDEGFDASSCSEEESVIQPTSASKNVKTMTLNISFMNTSPLASGFSLVTPGYSCDKDLTSGLASSPMSSTLEDCPSTSSVIPKSSSLCKLEHLPSLCADSTSDSDFEFSPSKYSDKRKSATSHMTLRGSRKRRQGGSCCALVLHHNLRQHNQ; this is translated from the exons ATGAAAACCATGTTTGTAAAAATTC ttctAAATGCACTCAGCAAATTTCAAAAGTCTCCAAACACATTTATCCCAGTCCACATGCATCTTCGTCCAAGAACACGGAGTCAGATGACAATATGGAATTTACCTGAAGAACTTTTGCTGTATATTATTAAAGGATTACACATCAGAGATGTTCTTAATTTGAGAGCT GTTCACCCATACTTTAAAGATTTAATAGAAAACAGTTCTGTGATCTGGAATTCCACAAGTTTTCAAGATGAATGGCCGTCACTGAAAAACATTCCACATTTTGAGAA AGCTGGAGATTTGGGAAATCTTGAAGCATTGATCAAAATGGCCATTGCCTACCTCTATAATGAAGGAT TACCTACCGATTTGGAAGGAAAGAAGACCATCAACAATGGAGAGAAGGCAGCAGATATATTTTGTAGAATTGAAGGACTAAGTCCAAACACAGATCCTTTTACATGGCTGTTTATACGACCGCCATGGTCTGTTAATGGTGCTTGCTGCAAAGAATGTGTCTTCAAATACATGAAAGATTTTATTAAAACG acaaaagacaaaaatatccATGTATGTGTAGCTAGGACATTAATGTTACTGGAATCAGAAGATAAAACAGAGATATTCCAGTATCTGAAGGATGGCGCTGAACTTGGATCAGGCGTGGCAGCATTTATGTTCTGGCAACAGAAATATGATAAAATG GTAATGGACAAAGGAACAGAATTAACAAGTATACGAGAACTGAGGGATTTGACTTCTTTAGGCTATCTTGAAGCTAAACTGACTCTCTGTAAATTCTACGCACATGGGAAATATGGAGGTTTATCTCAACACCAGGCAGCTATCTTTGTAAAAGATTTGGTACAGACAACATCACCAACAAACACACAAGACTGCTTTCAAACCTCACAGGAATTAACACAATCTATGAG ATACATTCTTGTTGACTGGTTAGTAGAAGTAGCAGGGATGAAAGATTTCTCTAGTCATACACTCCATGTAGCCGTTAGTATGGTGGATAGATTTTTAAAAGTTCACAAAACATCTCGATCCAAACTGCAATTATTAGGTGTTGCTgctatgcttctttgttcaag atatttAGGCAAAGACATTATCACAATTAGAGAGGCAGCATGGCTGACAGACAGTACATACAAATATGAAGATATTGTCAGAATGATGGGCGAGATAGCTGCTACCTTGAAGGGCAACATTAGGACAATCACTAGCATTGATTTAGTTGAGATATTCTGTATACTCTGTGATCTGGATAAGAAGTCATGTTACTTAGCTGAATACATCTGTGAACTTTGCCTTCTTCAGGCTGAGATGGGACAATATAGCCCTGCAGAGATTGCTGCAAGTTGTGTGTTGTTAGCTCGTGTCTTAATGAAGCATG aaaatgctTGGCCATCaaagatgagtttatttacaggaTATAAGATAGAAGATATAAGTAGATGTGCATTCCATCTTCATGAAAAGTG CTTTTTGGAAGGATCAGTTGTGGATCATAGAGATGTCAAACTACAGTCTGTTAAACTTAGATATGCTGAAGAAAAGTTCTACAAAGTCAGTGAAATACAG ATAATGAGTTATGAAGAATTGTGCATAATGTTAGGTGTGACAGAACACATACTTCAGGGATGTGATGTGCgtgtcaagttcaagaatgacgatgaGCTCATCTTATCTCCCTCCAGGAAGAAAAGGAAATATGACAA ACCATATTCCCGTATGAGAGAAAGAAGAACTTTTAATAGTTTGACAATGGAAGGAGTTCGACCACATGATTCTGTTTTGTCTGGTTATGATGGTGACAAAGAAGATGcagatgagtcttttatagaggAAGAAG aattcagTGATTGCAGCAAGCTTGATGAAGGATTTGATGCTTCCTCATGCTCAGAGGAAGAGTCTGTTATCCAACCAACATCTGccagtaaaaatgtcaaaacaatgACCTTGAATATCTCATTTATGAACACATCACCTCTTGCATCAGGATTTTCATTAGTTACTCCTGGTTACTCCTGTGATAAAGATTTGACCTCAGGATTGGCGTCTTCGCCAATGTCCTCGACCCTAGAAGATTGTCCGTCCACGTCATCCGTCATACCAAAATCATCATCTTTGTGTAAACTTGAACATCTACCTTCATTATGTGCTGACTCTACAAGTGATTCAGACTTTGAATTCTCTCCATCAAAATACTCTGACAAACGTAAAAGTGCTACAAGTCACATGACTTTAAGAGGTAGTCGAAAAAGACGACAGGGAGGGAGTTGTTGTGCTCTAGTGCTACACCACAATCTACGCCAACACAATCAGTGA
- the LOC139488386 gene encoding tubulin alpha-1A chain-like, with the protein MRECISVHVGQAGVQMGNACWELYCLEHGIQPDGQMPSDKTIGGGDDSFNTFFSETGAGKHVPRAVFVDLEPTVVDEVRTGTYRQLFHPEQLITGKEDAANNYARGHYTIGKEIVDLVLDRIRKLADQCTGLQGFLIFHSFGGGTGSGFTSLLMERLSVDYGKKSKLEFAIYPAPQVSTAVVEPYNSILTTHTTLEHSDCAFMVDNEAIYDICRRNLDIERPTYTNLNRLIGQIVSSITASLRFDGALNVDLTEFQTNLVPYPRIHFPLATYAPVISAEKAYHEQLSVAEITNACFEPANQMVKCDPRHGKYMACCMLYRGDVVPKDVNAAIATIKTKRTIQFVDWCPTGFKVGINYQPPTVVPGGDLAKVQRAVCMLSNTTAIAEAWARLDHKFDLMYAKRAFVHWYVGEGMEEGEFSEAREDLAALEKDYEEVGVDSVEGEGEEEGEEY; encoded by the exons ATG cgGGAATGTATCAGTGTACACGTTGGACAGGCTGGAGTCCAGATGGGCAATGCCTGTTGGGAGTTGTACTGTTTGGAACACGGTATCCAACCTGACGGTCAGATGCCCTCAGACAAGACCATTGGTGGTGGTGATGACTCTTTCAACACCTTCTTCAGTGAGACTGGAGCTGGCAAACACGTACCCAGAGCTGTATTCGTAGATCTGGAACCAACTGTCGTCG ATGAGGTCAGAACTGGTACATACCGTCAATTGTTCCACCCAGAACAATTGATCACCGGCAAAGAGGATGCTGCCAACAACTACGCCAGAGGTCACTACACAATTGGAAAAGAAATTGTTGATTTGGTTCTCGACAGAATCCGTAAATTAGCAGATCAATGTACCGGTCTTCAAGGATTCCTCATCTTCCACAGCTTTGGTGGTGGTACCGGATCAGGATTCACATCACTCCTCATGGAACGCCTCAGTGTTGATTACGGAAAGAAATCCAAATTGGAGTTCGCCATCTACCCAGCCCCACAAGTCTCAACAGCTGTTGTTGAACCATACAACTCCATCTTGACCACCCATACCACCCTTGAGCACTCCGACTGTGCTTTCATGGTAGACAATGAAGCCATCTATGATATCTGCAGACGTAACTTGGACATCGAGAGACCAACATACACCAACTTGAACAGACTCATTGGACAGATTGTCAGTTCTATCACTGCCTCTCTGAGATTTGATGGAGCTTTGAACGTCGATCTCACCGAGTTCCAGACCAATTTGGTACCATACCCACGTATCCATTTCCCATTGGCTACATATGCCCCAGTCATCTCTGCAGAGAAGGCCTACCATGAACAACTCTCCGTTGCCGAGATTACCAATGCTTGTTTCGAACCAGCCAACCAGATGGTCAAATGTGATCCACGTCACGGAAAATACATGGCCTGTTGTATGTTGTACAGAGGTGATGTAGTCCCCAAGGATGTCAATGCTGCCATTGCAACCATCAAGACCAAGAGAACCATCCAGTTCGTCGATTGGTGTCCAACCGGATTCAAGGTCGGAATCAACTACCAACCACCAACTGTTGTACCAGGAGGTGATTTGGCTAAGGTACAGAGAGCCGTCTGCATGTTGAGCAACACAACCGCCATTGCTGAGGCCTGGGCTCGTCTTGATCATAAATTTGACTTGATGTACGCCAAACGTGCTTTCGTCCATTGGTACGTCGGAGAAGGTATGGAGGAAGGAGAATTCTCAGAAGCCCGTGAAGATTTGGCTGCTTTGGAGAAGGATTACGAAGAAGTTGGAGTTGACTCCGTAGAAGGTGAAGGAGAGGAAGAAGGAGAAGAATATTAA